The window GGAAGCCGCCTGCCTCGAGGCGATCCGCCCGAGAGAGCATTTCGGCGCCGAGAGCGTTAGGCCTGTAAACCCTAGGGTGGAGAGGGTGTGGTGATTTCAGGGAATGGATGTTTTACTCTCGTTTCGCTTATTAAAGATTATATAAAGAAGTATATTGTCATCCGGTCTAAACCCTAGTGTGGGGAGTGTGTGGGGATTTCAGGGAAAGGAGTAGCTCCACAGCTCCAAACACAGCATCCCTGACGGAAATCTCGCTATGTAGTCCTGATGATTGGCTGCGGATCGTGTTCATTAGATTGGATCATGGGACTTCTCATGCTCATTTCCTGATTCATGTGTGCCAGGTTGGATAATGATGGGGATGGACGTAGGGAATTCGGCCGTCAAACTGCACTGCACACCTATCTTGGCGGTAAATTATCAGTGCCGACCTCCATGTTTTTATGATGCTAACTGCATGTTCTAAATGTCTCTTTGCGTGTCATTCAGACGTTGATGATATACCGGGCAGAAAAGCTACTCTCTTAGATGCTGGTTCCATCCTCACCTTGCCAATGCTCTTTCTTCATGGTAATACTCTTCTGTTTCTGTATGTTATTTGTTAATTCGTTCTCAGCTCGCCAATGTCCTTTCTTCACAGTAATGCTCTTCTATCTCTGTGTTTTATTTGTTAATTCATGCACTTGTATCCTTTACTTTTAGTGTCTTTCTTTTGGCAAAGATTTTTATTGTCTTGATAACCTTGAAGATGCATGGATTGGTGCTTTGTCAAGTTTACTGAGATATCATTTAATAGATACTTTTTATGCCCCACAGATTGTGAGTGATTTGTCTAGTTTTGAATATGATAATCTGAATTGAAAAGCATTATTGTTGGTAGTTGTTTCCTTTAGAATTGGAGATTTGCAGATATAAAGACACGTGTCTACTTTACAGTAAAAATGTCAAGATGCCTTGGCTTTTCAATTAATAAAGCATCTAGCTCATGCATGCTAGCTTGTTTGTGCTGAACGACGACCTTCCGACAGCCAATAAATGGAAGGTTGTGGTTGAAACGCTTCGTCTTCCAACCGAAAGCGGAAAGCTGCAATTctacctcctcctcccctccaaGCTCCTCCCTCTCACCCCCCCTCCAACACCACCCATGCCCACCTACAGTGTATCAATGGCTCACCCCACCCCGTTCCCGCCTAGTGTCCTCTCAGACGAGAACCCCTGTACCAGCTCTGCCCACCAGACATCTCTGCCTCAGCCGCCTACACCACTAGGCTGATGCTCCCATGGGCCCTGGCCATCCGTCTAAGATCAGGAAGCAGAAGGAAAATATTAGCTGGCGTTTCTCTTGATAATTGAAGTTTTCGTCTGTAACTAGATAAGTTATACTCAATAATGAATCGTCTACGAGCAATCCTAAAAAGGTAATATGCTGATAACTTGCTATTAGATTCTTTGGGATCCTGATAGGATGGCCTGTCAAAATAGTTTCTTAATTGCAAATCCAGATCCAGCGAAAAGAGGCACAATTTGGTATGGTTTGACCTGAATCGTGCACGGTTACACATTAGAAGTCATAGCATAAAGGTTATATTATTTTTTCTTACAGACTGTCAAATGTAATGGTGCTATGAATATTTCACAGGTGTCGTCCTGTTTCCTGGAGCTACCTTGCCTCTGAAACTAATTGAGGCTAGGTTTGTGGCAGCTGTCGAGAAGGCTTTAAGGCGTGATGATGCTCCGGACACAATAGGCGTGGTGCGTTCCAATCATGTTAAAATTAGTTGCTTTTACTTGTGGATTAATTTTTAAAGACTACGACTCGATGTATAGGTTCTCATGCACGGACGGCCAAATCATCGAAATTATGCTAATGCTTCAGTTGGAACCACAGCAGAGGTGCCGTGCATTTATTTCTGTTATGCTTTGAGTTGCAATTTCCAGACCAGTCTGAAGTTATTGATCAATCTCTATGTGCATGGATTATTCATTTGGTTAGCTTTTTTTCGTTCTAAATTCCCAATAGAGCTGTTTAGTGCCATGTGTATGCTAGTATTTCCTAGTTCTATATACTTAATACTTCCTCCGTCCTGATTTACGTGGCGCCTCGTTTTTTGTGATTTTACTTTGACAGTCAATTAGATCAATGATATATGAGTATGTGCCATACAAACAGTACTGCTGGAAACTTTTTTCAAATATAAATtcaatggtataatttttgtggCACACAATCTACGTCTTACTGGGCAAGTAAATTGTCAAACTTGAACATTGAAATACGTGGGCGCCATGTAAATTAGGGCGGAGGGATTAGGGGTTATTAGTTACATGTGGTGGCATGGCACACATGTGATAAATTTCAAGATCCCTTGCATAATCTCGAAAGATAAAATGTTATATGTAATTCGGTGCGATTTGTCTTTTATGGTTAGAACTATTCTTCTGAACAGCCTGATCAGATCAGTTGGTATTTTTGTTTGTTTGCAGATACGGCAACTTGGACGGTCGGATGATGGTTCAATAAATGTTAAAGCACGTGGTCAGCAACGATTTCGTCTGATCCGTTACTGGTCGGATGTTGATGGGGTGGTAAGTCTAAGATCTAATTGGGTAGTCTTGTTTTATGTTCTTTTGAATTAGAAGCAGGACAAATGTAGCTTTGATTCATTTACTCTTGTCCTTAGGTGTGGGGTGAGGTTCAAATCATTGAGGAAGATCCTCCACTGAGAACTCCAAGAGGTGCATTTGCACAGCTAGCTGCATCTAGGAGCTGCCGGCTGCATACTTCTTCACCAGTTATGAGCTTGGATGTGTCACCAATGAAACAACAGGGCCATATGGATTCAGGCCTAGATTGTGATACTCCTTCTGCAAGTGATTCAAGCTCACAGTCTAGCAATTCAACGAAGCCTTCTGGTCAGTCAGGCGAGAATACCAACATGGATGAGGAGGATTATATTTGCTCGACACCCTCGAGCTCAAGAACAGATACAAAGCACCAGCACCAGTACAATGCTGCTAATTACTCGAAGAAGCCTCTTCAGGCATCATTGGCCTTTTGGCCTCAATGGGCTTATGAAATGTATGACCCATATTCACTTGCCTGTAGAGCTGCTGGTATGTGAAGCGCTCCTATTTCATCAAACTGGTTTCTTACGAATCTTACAGTGCATTCTTGTCATTACGTGTCTGTTTGGTTCATATACCAAGTTTGCCAACATTTGACACACTTTTTTGCCATACATGCCTAAGGTTAGGCAGTTAAAATTGGCGCCACACTTTGCCATACTAACTTGTGGCCTGACAAAGTGTGGCAACCTTAGTATACCAACCAAATTTGCTCTGTGTATATTGTTTTCATAGGAAAAACATCCTCTCACCAAAGTAAAGGAATGATAATTGTGCAAATCCTTTTGTTGCAGATTTGTGGAGACTGATAATCAAAACGCCAAGCATTGATGAGCTTGTAAAAAAACCAGATCTTTTGTCATTTTACATCGGAAACCAACTTCCAGTATCGGAACCTGTGAGACAAAAATTGCTGGAGATTAATGGGGTTTCGTATCGCCTACGAAGGGAGATCCAGCTTCTAAAGGCCTGTGATCTCATAAAATGTGGATACTGCAAGGTAACAATCTACTGTATCTGGAGGTGATATTTTAACTAGTTTCTGACTGGTTTTTATATCTTGATGTTGATCCGGTTTCACTAGTTTGTGGTCTGTTGCTTTCATTAAAAAAATAGCCTCTCTAGCTCACCTGTATCACAGCATGCTAGATTAACATGTTATTTTGCAACAAGGCTTGGTCCAAAGTTGCACCCAGATACTTGGGCGCTGTTGCCTCTTGCAGCTGCTTGATGAGTAATGGCAGTAATGTAAAACCAAGTTGCTTCTAATCCGTATTGCTCATGTGTAGCTAAATCAAAGAATTTCAAGATTATGGCCATTACTCTATTCTGACATGTATGTTAATTATGGCAGTCCGAAATAGCAAAACACAGCGATGTGGTGGTGATGTCTAGCGATGGGCCTCTTGGTACTTACGTTAACAATCATGGGTACGTGCATGCAACGATTACTGTGAACAATGCAATGGGGCTTGCTCTCGAGGGGGATCCCACAGAAGAACACAGCTGGTTTCCAGGGTATGAGCCTTCTTTCACGACTCCTTGTTTATCTTCCAGTCACCTCCGTGTTTATTCTTACGATATTTGAACATCTTCCAGTCACCTCCGTGTTTATTCTTACGATATTTGAACGTGAGATCAAACCATAAGCACATTTATCTTGCTATATATATGTGCAGATACGCCTGGACTATCGCGTCGTGCGCGTCCTGCGGTTCCAACATAGGCTGGCTGTTCAGTACCACCAAGAGGCACCTCCACCCGAAATCCTTCTGGGGGATCCGCAGCTCCCAGATTGCGGATGTTGTAGATGTAGAACAACAACAGGAGGAAGAATGATGCCGCCCTCCATGTACAGCGAACCCTGTCTTGAATTGTGCCGTCTTCTTTTTCTCCGTTTCCGCAGACTTAGAACCTAGACCGAGAGCGTGGCGCCTGCGCCATCCTTGTCGCGCTCTCGTTTTTAGCCTAGCCCCATATATACCCGCCGTTCATCGTCAGAGTGGTAGCCAGTGAAGTTCCTGGGAGACTAATAACCACCCTCTTCTTGGCCATGTTGTGTGTACTGTCGTTTGTGTGTGCGCGTAGTCCGTTTCAGAAATCTGCTGAGATGCATGTAGTGCACACACCTAGGCTGGCTAATAAGTTTACCGGATGCTAAACAAGGCATGTCTGTGGAAGTCTGTACTTAAATAAGCGTGTTATGTTGAAACAAAAGTCCACCTGCATTTGAAATGATGCTTGGAAATGTGGCTCCTTTGTAGTAGATCTGGGGAAGTGCGTGCGGCTTTGTGGAGAGGAAAGTAGAAAGTTGCACTTGCACTTGCCATACCCTATACGGTAATGCAGTAGAGTATCGGTATAGTGGGGAAGTGGCCCTGATACCCGAGTGAATGAGTGGTATCTCCACAATTTACTCCATCGCCATGCTTGGTAGCAGTAGCACCGAGCTGGAGGCAACAGGGTCGCCGGCCCAGCTGAGCTAGCGCAAGTGGCGCGAAGCAAATGCATATGGAGCGTGTATTGTCGGTTTGTTCCAGCCAGCATCTATGGAACCGGTAGCGATTCGGCCGGTTTTGCAATACCGCCTTCGTAAAAGCGAGAGAGACCTGACGCTCACGGACGGCACAAGGACGAGAGGGGAAACAAACAGTGACAGAGAATGTGCGCTTCTCTGCGTCTGTATGTTGATGCATATCTGTATTACCTGCCAGCCCTTCCAATTCCATGGTGCACAGAGATCACTTGATTGACGGTGATAATAGTAGTGCTACGTACGAAGTATGGATATGTGCACATAATTGTTTAAAGCTGCAATTGTGGTGGAGGTTGCACTTGATGGTAAGCATGCCGAATTGCTCAATTGCGTACTCATCCCCGTACGACTTTTGTGGTCGGCGACGCGCATGCAACTCGGCCGTCCACGGACAACTAACCAACCAACCAACAATTGCATTGCGTCTTCCCAGAAATAGAAATGCCGGCAAATCCGTTTCAAGAAACACTGTTGTCAGTCATATACTTACTTATATAAAAGAAAAATGCATTCCTAGTTCTCATCACCCACGGCCACGGGAGTCAGGCCAGAGGTCGTGATGCCGCCACGGAATGGAACCGGGATACAAGGAAACAGTGCTCAAAACAAAGTAAACCACGGGGCCGCGGTTAGACACCGTAAGTGCGTACAAGGCTGGTTTGCCTTTCCGGATAGGACAGTGGGAAACAGAGGCGAAGGCCAAGACGAAGACGAAGACGAACGAGTGCACGCACAAGCGCCGCTCTGCTAGATGCGCGCGCACGCCCACGCCCACGGCCCACTAGAGCCAGCCAACCAGCACGAACAGCGGGCTCTGCCCGTGAGCTGTGTCATTCCATCGCTCCTTCGGAACAGGGCGCCCGTGATCTCCTTAAATTCCCCCCGCTCCCGGATTCAACCTGACACACCCCCTTGTTTGTAGCCTTGCACCCAGCTACCTGCCGGTGAGGTGAGTGACCACCGCAGCAGCACACGTCGGCTGCTGCCATCGGCGTACGTGCGTGCAGCGCATTGTCGCGGCAATGGCggtgtcgtcgtcgtcgtcgcggGCGCGGGCGAGGTTGCTGGCGTGCGTGGCCGTGGCGGCGCTGCTGCTGGTCGCGCCGGGCGACGTGGACGCCGGGCGgcacgggcgcgggcgcgggagCGCGGCGCACAGGCACACCAAGGGACTGCGGCCGGGGAAGGCTGCGGGTGCGGCGGCGAGGCCGTACCCGGCGAACGCGACGGCGGGGGAGGCGATCGAGCGGCGATTCACGCGGTGGGTGCGGTTCATGGGCGGCCTGGACCACAGCGTGTTCCAGCGCGCGCTCAACCGCGCGCTGCTCCCGACGACGCGCACGATCGTCGTGGACAGGACGCCCGGGGCCGGCGACTTCACCACCATCCAGGCCGCCGTCGACTCGCTCCCGCTCATCAACCTGATGCGCGTCGTCATCAAGGTCAATGCCGGCACCTACACGTACGTGCGTGACCTGGCCTGACAACCATATTGTATACTTGTCGATCGATCGATCGTTCTCTTTCGGTGCTCGGCGTCTGACGAGGCGGCGTGCTGCAGGGAGAAGGTGAGCATCTCGCCGTTGCGCGCGTTCGTGACGGTGGAGGGCGCGGGGGCTGACCGGACGGTGGTGCAGTGGGGCGACACGGCGGGCACGGCCGGGCCCTGGGGCCGCCCCTTCGGCACATTCGCCTCCGCTACCTTCGCCGTCAACtcgcagttcttcgtcgccaagAACATCACCTTCAAGGTACTGCACCTACTCGTGACGCCGGCTCGGGTGGCTTGGCCGGCCGTGACGACGTTGACTGATTGATTTGTGGATGAAACTGTGCAGAACACCGCGCCGGTGCCCCGGCCGGGGGCGCTGGGGAAGCAGGGGGTGGCGCTGCGCATATCGGCGGACAACGCGGCGTTCGTGGGGTGCAACTTCCTGGGCGCGCAGGACACGCTGTATGACCACCTGGGCCGCCACTACTACAAGGACTGCTACATCGAGGGCTCCGTCGACTTCATCTTCGGCAACGCCCTCTCCCTCTACGAGGTGCATCATCGTCTCCGTCTCCCTCTTAATTTCTCAAGCAAGCTTGATCAAGACTTGGTTAATTAGCACCGGCAATTCGAGTCAACAGAGTATCTTTGCTCGACCTGACTTGTCAGTGTGTCGGCTGCCACTGTACTACGTCTGGTCGAGCGCTGCATAGAGCACAAAGAGGTGGTGGCATGTCAGTCAGGTACCCGCTGGGGGCTGGGCCACAGCAGAGCATCCAGCTCGAGCGTGCGTGGCCTACCAGTGTCCCCGTAGAGTCACGTACGTGTGCACGGGTCGGTCATGAGCGTTCTCACACCGTTAAAACAGAGGATAGTGTTCCTGACAGTACATTCCTGGAAGGGAATAGTACGTAGCCAGTAGCACCGTGAGCCCGTGACGAATCTTGTCCCGCCAGCAACCCAGGCCGCCGTTCTCGCTCTGGGCCAGACACGATCTCGTTGCATGGCAGGCACCGCTCCCGATCCATGCCGTCCGTGCCGCCGTGCCCATGCCAGACACAATCTCGTCCCGTGGCGGATGGATGCTGCAAGCTGCATGCATGCTGGGTCACGGCCGTATCCATCTatacgccccccccccccccccccccccccccgcgcccgcGTCGCTCTCTCGGGGGCGACCTAGGGTTCCCTCGCGCCGCCACCCCCCCCTTCCCATCCTCCTCGCCGCTGCCGGAGGCGGTCGCCGGGGCCCCCGCGCGGCTGCCTGTGAGGGCGGCGGCGAGGCCTCTGGCCGCTCCCTTTCGGTGGTGAGGGCCCGGATCTGAGGCGGCGGCCTCACTGGTGCGTGCGGCGCTTCTCCGGCGGCGGGGAGATCGGCGGCATGGCGCTGTGGAGGCTCGGCgtccgatgcgcggagatggactcgcgcaggaggaggtagctgtctagcgtcatggtgacgtcgatggcAGAGTGGCCAGACAAGGTAGAAGCCTCAATATAATCTGAAGACGGACCTGTGAAAGATGGCTGCGACGACACACGAGTGCGTCTGACCGgattgtgccccagacccggtatgtggctcggctggggcttccggcttttgatgttaggtttaggtgagtggtttgggtagtggcccagctaacatcccttcatcatatggataggaggaacggcatatgttgccaagatggtggattcaggtatattgtttgtaatactttgtaaggtcctcgaaaataatcaataaagtggccgtatacatcttccagatgcagaggcctggggtcatcctccttttctaaaaaaacggCCGTATCCATCTCGTTTCTGTTCGTCCGCCGTGCACGCAGGGACAAGACAAGATGGAAGGGAATGTTGATTTCCATTAAGTAATGGTGGTTTTGGTTCTTGATGGCGGTGAGCCAGTGTCGCCCCCCTTGTACCGTTGCGGAATGTGGCTTTCTGGTGGCGGCAGGTTCTCCGGCCCCTCCATCTAGGGCTTGGCCCCAGGTGCCGGCAGCTAGCCCCGGCCCGTGACGGAGGAGCTGGCTGGCCAGTTGGTGCCGTGCCTATCTGCTTGCCCTTAGCTTAATTATCCTAACTTGGCGTACGTGGGGAATGCATACAGGGTTGCCACGTGCACGCGATCTCGCCGCACACCGGCGCGCTGACGGCGCAGAACCGGCGGAGCATGCTGGACGACACGGGGTTCTCCTTCCTCAACTGCCGGGTGACGGGGTCGGGGGCGCTCTACCTGGGCCGCGCCTGGGGCACCTTCTCCCGCGTCGTCTTCGCCTACACCTACATGGACAACATCATCATCCCGCGCGGCTGGTACAACTGGGGCGACCCAACGCGAGAGATGtacgtctctctctctctctctctctctctctctctctctctctctctctctctctctctatgttcCTCCGGTGCAGCTGGGCTGACGTCTTTTGCTGTTGGATGCGCAGGACGGTGTTCTACGGGCAGTACAAGTGCTCCGGGCCGGGGGCCAACCACGCCGGCCGGGTGGACTGGTCCCGGGAGCTCACCGACGAGGAGGCCAAGCCATTCATCTCCCTCAGCTTCATAGACGGCCTCGAGTGGCTCAAGTTGTAGCAGCGGCAACCGCAAGTTAATGACTAGCAGCAGAGTAACTTTTGATTCGGCTGCAGCATTTGCAGCTGAATCCATGACGAGCACGTACGGCTATCTCCGCCCTCCGGCTCCGTTTTTTTTTTTGGCTTTTAGAAGTGGGATGTGAATCACACCACATCGGTTCGTTTTAACAGTTGTTGTGAGCTCTGACGAACACAGCAAACAGCTTCAAAAAAAAAACTGTGGCATGCACCTTGTGTTCTCTGTTCAGTGATACTAGTGATTTTTTGTAAGAAGAAAACAGTCTCTCTTTTTTTGAGAACTAAGAAAAAAACAGTCGTGACGGGAAAGACTCAAAGAGACATTAAGCCCAAGCGGCGGTGTTAGCAGCAGCGGGTCCATCTCAGACCAGCCCAGCCCAGACGAGCCAAACCCTTTATAGACACCACACCTTTGTGGGCCTCGGTATATCGATTACAACCATCATGATTGCCGAGAGTGTGCACTTTGTCATGTGATTGTGGAATCACTAATTGAGAAGTACTCCTTTTAAAGATCACTGCCATCTTCTCAGACTGTGACAAATGGCGGGTTGCATGTGCACTGGATATGCGCCACTTGTCGTAACCTGTGAGTTTCCCTTTTTTTcatagatccgtttattcaaactgttttatctcttaaaccgtcgtccaaatctcgaactgttttcaccgttggattcctcgcatcgagatcttcaaaactagctCCTAGGTTGATAGGTTTTAACAAACCTCTTTTTcacgaaaaaaagaaaaaatggacCGGGAGCACGTTTTTCCCCTTGTCGAAAGTCGTTTTTCGAGAgacacgaccgtgcctctcgcggaagcaaaaccaagCCTCTCACGtaagcaaaaaaaaagagaataCATGTTTTTTCGTTTACGAGAGACGCGgccgtgcctctcacgaaaggAAAAAAAGATAGAGAAAACACTTTTTTTTGCAAGAGGCACGGCCtaaaaccgtgcctctcacgaaaggaaaagaaaaagaaaacaaattttttttcgtttccgagaggttctcatggaagcaaaacattgcctcccacggaaggaaaaaaaaagagggaaaacatattttttttgttttctagaggcatggccgtgcctcttgcggaagcaaaATCGTGCCTCTCGCGGGAGCAAATCCGTGTCTCTCGtggatgaaaa is drawn from Aegilops tauschii subsp. strangulata cultivar AL8/78 chromosome 1, Aet v6.0, whole genome shotgun sequence and contains these coding sequences:
- the LOC109773080 gene encoding probable pectinesterase 53 encodes the protein MAVSSSSSRARARLLACVAVAALLLVAPGDVDAGRHGRGRGSAAHRHTKGLRPGKAAGAAARPYPANATAGEAIERRFTRWVRFMGGLDHSVFQRALNRALLPTTRTIVVDRTPGAGDFTTIQAAVDSLPLINLMRVVIKVNAGTYTEKVSISPLRAFVTVEGAGADRTVVQWGDTAGTAGPWGRPFGTFASATFAVNSQFFVAKNITFKNTAPVPRPGALGKQGVALRISADNAAFVGCNFLGAQDTLYDHLGRHYYKDCYIEGSVDFIFGNALSLYEGCHVHAISPHTGALTAQNRRSMLDDTGFSFLNCRVTGSGALYLGRAWGTFSRVVFAYTYMDNIIIPRGWYNWGDPTREMTVFYGQYKCSGPGANHAGRVDWSRELTDEEAKPFISLSFIDGLEWLKL
- the LOC109773081 gene encoding uncharacterized protein, whose protein sequence is MEAEWVWDGTDPQDAAEMEEFERVTRAAGLLDENPGGQERFEREWEQMEDEIYRQVLAIGSFARLDNDGDGRREFGRQTALHTYLGDVDDIPGRKATLLDAGSILTLPMLFLHGVVLFPGATLPLKLIEARFVAAVEKALRRDDAPDTIGVVLMHGRPNHRNYANASVGTTAEIRQLGRSDDGSINVKARGQQRFRLIRYWSDVDGVVWGEVQIIEEDPPLRTPRGAFAQLAASRSCRLHTSSPVMSLDVSPMKQQGHMDSGLDCDTPSASDSSSQSSNSTKPSGQSGENTNMDEEDYICSTPSSSRTDTKHQHQYNAANYSKKPLQASLAFWPQWAYEMYDPYSLACRAADLWRLIIKTPSIDELVKKPDLLSFYIGNQLPVSEPVRQKLLEINGVSYRLRREIQLLKACDLIKCGYCKSEIAKHSDVVVMSSDGPLGTYVNNHGYVHATITVNNAMGLALEGDPTEEHSWFPGYAWTIASCASCGSNIGWLFSTTKRHLHPKSFWGIRSSQIADVVDVEQQQEEE